The DNA segment GGTGACCCGGCGGTGGCCGCCGCCGACCTGCTCGGCTCGGCGGGCGCCGTGTCACTGGCGGTGGAGGAGCACCATCTGACCGTCGCCCGGCACCGGGCCCTGCTCTCGGTGGCCCCGCGGCTGCGTCTCGCCGATCTCGCGCGCGCGGTCGAGCAGCAGCGGATCATCAAGGACGAGGAGGAGATCAGCTGTCTGCGCACCGCCGGGGAGATCACCGACCAGGCCCTGGGCGAGCTGCTCGAATCGATCCTCGTCGGGCGCACCGAGCGTCATCTCGCGCTGGAACTGGAGCGGCGCCTGGTCGACCACGGCGCCGCCGGGCCGTCCTTCCCGACCTCGGTGGCCACCGGGCCCAACGCCGGGCTGAGCGGCCACCGCCCCTCCGACCGCCGGGTCGAGGAGGGAGATCTGCTCTCCGTCCGGCTCGGGGCCGTGTACCGCGGATACCGATGTGAGATCGGCCGGACATTCGTCATCGGGACGGCGCCGGCGGACTGGCAGATCGAGCTGTACGACCTGGTCTTCGCCGCACAACGGGCAGGTCGGGAGGCACTTGTGCCCGGTGCGGCGTGCCGGGACGTGGACCTCGCGGCACGCCATGTCCTGGAGGCCGCGGGCCACGGCGGGACCCTCGGGCCGTCGACCGGGCACGGTGTCGGGCTCGAAATCGACGAGGACCCGCAGTTGGCACCTGCGGCCATGGGTAAACTGGACGCTTGCGTGCCGGTCACCGTCGAACCGGGGGTCCACCTCCCTGGCCGGGGCGGAGTCCGGATCGATGACACGCTCGTCGTACGCCCTGAGGCGGACGGCGGACCCGAGCTACTCACCATTACGACCAAGGAGCTGCTCGCCCTCTAGTGGCGCGCACCCGCGGTCCCACACACGCTGCAGTCCAGGAGAACCTCAACCGTGGCTTCCACGAACGACCTCAAGAACGGCCTGGTGCTCAAGCTCGACGGGGGCCAGCTCTGGTCCGTCGTCGAGTTCCAGCACGTCAAGCCCGGCAAGGGCCCGGCTTTCGTGCGCACCAAGCTCAAGAACGTGCTTTCCGGCAAGGTCGTCGACAAGACGTTCAACGCCGGTGTGAAGGTCGAGACGGCCACCATTGACCGGCGCGACATGCAGTTCTCGTACATGGACGGCGAGTACTTCGTGTTCATGGACATGGACACGTACGACCAGCTGATGGTCGACCGCAAGTCGGTCGGTGACGCGGCCAACTTCCTCATCGAGGGCTTCACCGCCTCCGTCGCCCAGTACGAGGGCGAGGTGCTCTACGTCGAGCTCCCGGCAGCGGTCGAGCTGACGATCCAGCACACCGACCCGGGTGTCCAGGGCGACCGTTCCACCGGTGGCACCAAGCCCGCCACCCTGGAGACCGGTTACGAGATCGGTGTCCCGCTGTTCATCACGACCGGCGAGAAGATCAAGGTCGACACGCGATCCGGTGATTATCTCGGCCGGGTGAACAGCTAACCGTGGCTGCCCGGAACACGGCGCGCAAGCGCGCCTTCCAGATCCTCTTCGAGGCCGACCAGCGCGCGGCGTCCGTGCAGACGGTCCTCGCGGACTGGATCCGTCACGCCCGGACCGACGACCGGCAGCCCCCGGTCAGTGAGTACACGATGGAGCTCGTCGAGGGGTACGCGGAGCACGCGGACCGTATCGACGAACTCATCGCCACCTACGCGGTGGGCTGGACCCTCGACCGGATGCCGGTCGTCGACCGCAACATCATCAGGCTCAGCGCCCATGAGCTGGTGTGGGTCGACGGCACTCCGGACGCGGTCGTGATGGACGAGGCGGTGCAGCTCGCCAAGGAGTTCTCCACCGACGAGTCACCGGCCTTCATCAACGGTCTGCTCGGCCGCTTCAAGGACCTCAAGCCGAGCCTGCGCCGCGACTAGGTCTCACGGACCGGGTCCTGCTCACCCAGGCCCGGAGCGGAAGATGAACAATCTTCTGCTCCGGGCCTGGTGCGTTCCGCGGCCCGTGCCCTAGGTTGCGCGCATGGCCGACCCCGGTGAACGGACCAGCGAAGGCAGACCGACCGGCGAGCCAGGGCCCGCGGGGCCAGGCCCGGACGCGTCGTCCGCCGACCGGCGCATCCTCGAACGGCTCGGCGCCCTGCGCGCGGCCGATCTCCCCGTCAGGGGCGGACGCACCCTGGCGTACGTCTACGACTCAGGACTGCCCGGCGTCGAGGAGCTGGCCAACGCGGCGGCCGCCGCGTTCGCGGGCGTCAACGGCCTCGACATGACGGCCTTCCCCAGTGTGGTGTCGCTGGAGAACGACATCGTGGGGCGCGCCGCCCGGCTGCTCGGCGGCGGCCCGCACACCGCGGGGACCTTCACCAGCGGCGGAACGGAGAGCTGCCTGCTCGCCGTCCTGACCGCACGCGAACACGCGCTGCGCACCCGTGGCGTCACCGAACCCGAACTGGTGCTGCCTGAGACCGCGCACGCGGCCTTCCACAAGGGCGCCGCGCTCTTCGGACTCAGGACCGTGGTGGTCCCGGTGGACCCCCTGACCTTCCGGGTGCGCGCCACCGACGTGGCGGCAGCCCTCTCCGACCGCACCGCCCTGGTGGTGGTCTCCGCGCCCTCGTACGCCCACGGGGTGATCGACCCGGTCGCGGAAACCGCCGCGGCGGCGGCCGGGCGCGGCGTGCTCTGTCACGTCGACGCCTGCATCGGCGGCTGGTACCTGGGGCATCTGCGGCTCGGCGCCTCCGCGCCGGCCCTGCCGCCGTTCGACCTCGCCGTCCCCGGAGTCACCTCGCTCTCGGTCGACCTCCACAAGTACGGGTACACGCCCAAGGGAGCGTCCGTCCTGCTGTTCCGGGACGCCGGACTCCGCAGGCACGGCTGGTTCGCGCACGCCTCGTGGCCCGGCTACCCGGTCCTCAACACCACCCTCCAGGGCACCAAACCGGCCGGGCCGCTGGCTGCGGCCTGGGCGGTGCTGGAACGGATCGGCACCGACGGGTACACGGAGCTGTCGCTGCGCGTCCACCGGGCGGTGACCGGGCTCGTGGCGGGGATCGGGGACATCGACGGCCTCCGGGTGCTCGGCAGCCCGGACTCCTCGCTGCTCTCGGTCGCCGCCGACCGGCCGGGCATCGACCCGTTCGTGGTGGCGGACGAGATGCGCCGTCTCGGCTGGTACGTGCAGCCGCAGCCGGCTTTCGCGGGCTCACCCGCCAATCTGCACCTCACCGTGACGGCCGCGATGGCGGGGGAGGAGACCGTACGGAAGCTGCTCGACGCACTGGCCGACGCGGTCGCCGCGGCCGCGGTCACCGGGCCCGCCGGGGCCGACCCCGCCGTCATCGCGGCGGCCGGGGCACTCGACCCGGAGACCCTGGGCCCCGGGGAAGCGGCGCTGGCGCTCGCCTTCGCCGGAGTGGGTGAGCGGGGGGAGCTGCCCGAACGGATGGCGCCCGTCCTCGCGGTGCTCCAGGCGCTGCCGCCGAAGCTCGCCGAACGGCTGCTGCCCGAACTGGTCGGCCGCCTCTACCGGGCGGCTGGGTCCTGACGGCCGGCCACCGCCGGGAGCCGGAAACCCGAAGGGCGGCCACCGGCATATGCGGGGCCGCCCTTCGGACGAGACGTTTCTTCTGTTGAACAATCCGCGAGAGGCTCAGCCCTCGTCGTGTGCCACCGCGCGACGTGCGTCCGCGTCCAGCACACCCCAGCTGATGAGCTGCTCGGTGAGCACCGAGGGGGACTGGTCGTAGATGACGGCGAGTGTGCGCAGGTCGTCCTGGCGGATCGACAGCACCTTGCCGTTGTAGTCGCCGCGCTGGCTCTGGATCGTGGCCGCGTAACGCTGGAGCGGCCCGGCCTTCTCCGGCGGGACGTGGGCGAGGCGCTCCAGGTCCAGGACGAGCTTCGGCGGCGGCTCGGCCGCTCCGCCCGGCGTCGTGCCCGGCAGCAGCTCCTGCACCGGCACACCGTAGAAGTCCGCCAGCTCGGCGAGGCGCTGGACGGTCACGGCGCGGTCGCCACGCTCGTACGAACCGACCACCACGGCCTTCCACCGGCCCTGGGACTTCTCCTCGACACCGTGGAGGGAAAGGCCCTGCTGGGTGCGGATGGCACGGAGCTTGGCTCCGAGCTGTTTTGCGTATTCGCTGGACATATGGCTCCCCGGACGCTGAGATGACCTGCGGCTCCGCCGCGCGGCTGGTAACTCACTGTGAGGTTACGCAGCGTTACTTGGATGCGTCAAGCCGAATGGTCCGGACCGCCCCGGACCTGGGGCGGGAGCGCCCAACGGGCCCCTGGTAGGGTGGCTTCTGTAATTCCGACGTCCTTTAAGGTCCGTCCCGTGAGGCGGAGAAGGAGGTCCGTTTCATATGGACACCAGCAGTGCACGTTCCAGCAGTGCCGATTCGGGCCGTACCGATTCAGGCCATGCCGACCCGATCAGTGCGAATTCCGATGCGCGCCCCGTTCTTGAGGCCCCGGACATCGCACGGGTACTGACCCGTATCGCTCACGAGATCGTCGAACGCGCCAAGGGCGCCGAAGACGTCGTGCTCCTCGGCATCCCGACCCGCGGTGTGTTCCTGGCCCGCAGGCTCGCAGCGAAGCTCGAGGAGATCACCGGCCGCACGATCCCGGTCGGTTCCCTGGACATCACCATGTACCGCGACGACCTGCGCATGCGGCCCGCCCGCGCGCTGGCCCGCACCGACATCCCCGCGGACGGCGTCGACGGACGTCTGGTGGTCCTCGTCGACGACGTGCTCTTCTCCGGCCGTACGATCCGCGCCGCGCTGGACGCGCTGGGCGACATCGGCCGCCCGCGCGCCGTGCAGCTCGCCGTCCTCGTCGACCGTGGCCACCGCGAACTCCCGATCCGTGCCGATTACGTCGGCAAGAACCTCCCCACGTCGCTGCGGGAGACGGTCAAGGTCCAGCTCGCCGAGGAGGACGGCCGCGACACGGTCCTGCTCGGCACCGAGCGGACCGCCCCGGCCGGCGGCCGCTAGCTCCTCTTCCGTACGGCCCGCGACCCGGGCCGCAGAGCTGTGCCCGCCCGCCTGCCATGCCCGAATCCGCTGCGACCTCCGCGACCCCCCGCGAACATGGAGCACACCCAGATGAAGCGCCACCTCATCTCGGCCGCCGATCTCACCCGCGACGACGCCGTCCTGATCCTCGACACCGCCGAGGAGATGGCCCGGGTCGCCGACCGGCCGGTCAAGAAGCTTCCGACCCTGCGCGGCCGTACCGTCGTCAACCTCTTCTTCGAGGACTCGACCCGGACCCGCATCTCGTTCGAGGCCGCCGCCAAGCGCCTCTCCGCCGACGTCATCAACTTCTCCGCCAAGGGTTCGTCGGTCTCCAAGGGCGAGTCCCTCAAGGACACCGCGCTGACCCTGGAGGCGATGGGCGCCGACGCCGTCGTCATCCGGCACGGCTCCTCCGGGGCCCCGTACCGGCTCGCCACATCGGGCTGGATCGACGGCGCGGTCGTCAACGCGGGCGACGGCACCCACGAGCACCCGACTCAGGCGCTCCTCGACGCGTTCACCATGCGCCGCAGGCTGGTCGGCGCCGACGCCGGTATCGGGCACGACCTCGAAGGCCGCCGCATCACCATCGTCGGTGACGTGCTGCACAGCAGGGTCGCCCGGTCCAACGTCCATCTGCTGCACACCCTCGGCGCCCGGGTGACGCTGGTCGCGCCGCCCACCCTGGTGCCGATCGGCGTCGAGCACTGGCCCTGTGAGGTCTCGTACGACCTCGACCGGGTGCTGCCCGACTCCGACGCCGTCATGATGCTGCGCGTCCAGCGCGAGCGGATGAACGCGGCCTTCTTCCCCACCGAACGCGAGTACTCGCGCCGCTACGGCCTGGACGGCGACCGCATGGCCCGGATGCCCGGCGACTCCATCGTGATGCACCCCGGACCGATGAACCGGGGGATGGAGATCACCGCCGACGTCGCCGACTCCGACCGCTGCACCGCAGTGGAGCAGGTCGCCAACGGCGTCTCGATCCGGATGGCCGTCCTCTATCTGCTGCTGGGCGGCTCCGAGCCCGCCACGACTTCCCGTACCGAGGAGAGCAAGTAACCATGAGCAAGACCCTGATCCGTGGTGCGAAGGTGCTCGGCGGCGAGCCGCAGGACGTCCTGATCGACGGCGAGACCATCGAAGCGGTGGGCCCAGGCCTGTCCGCCGACGGCGCCGAGGTCATCGAGGCCGACGGCCGCGTCCTGCTGCCCGGCCTGGTCGACCTGCACACCCACCTCCGCGAGCCGGGCCGTGAGGACTCCGAGACCGTGCTCACCGGCACCAAGGCCGCCGCCGTCGGCGGATTCACCGCCGTCCACGCCATGGCCAACACCTTCCCGGTCGCGGACACCGCCGGCGTCGTGGAGCAGGTCTGGCGGCTGGGCAAGGAGTCCGGCTACTGCGACGTGCAGCCCATCGGCGCCGTCACCGTCGGCCTGGCGGGCAAGCAGCTCGCCGAACTCGGTGCGATGCACGACTCGGCCGCAGGCGTCCGGGTCTTCTCCGACGACGGCAAGTGCGTGGACGACGCCGTGATCATGCGCCGCGCCCTGGAGTACGTGAAGGCCTTCGACGGCGTCGTGGCCCAGCACGCCCAGGAGCCCCGGCTCACCGAGGGCGCCCAGATGAACGAGGGCGTCGTCTCCTCCGAACTGGGTCTCGGCGGCTGGCCCGCCGTCGCCGAGGAGTCGATCATCGCCCGCGATGTGCTGCTCGCCGCCCACGTCGGCTCCCGGGTGCACATCTGTCACCTGTCGACAGCCGGTTCCGTGGAACTCGTCCGCTGGGCCAAGTCCAAGGGCTGGAACGTCACCGCCGAGGTGACCCCGCACCACCTCCTGCTCACCGACGAGCTGGTCCGCACGTACAACCCCGTCTACAAGGTCAACCCACCGCTGCGCACCGAGGCCGATGTGCTGGCCCTGCGCGAGGCGCTCGCCGACGGCACGATCGACTGCGTCGCCACCGACCACGCCCCGCACCCGCACGAGGACAAGGACTGCGAGTGGGCCGCGGCCGCCATGGGCATGGTGGGGCTGGAGACCGCGCTCTCCGTCGTCCAGCAGACGATGGTCGACACCGGGCTCGTCGACTGGGAGACCGTCGCCGACCGGATGTCCTTCCGGCCCGCGGCCATCGGACGCCTGGCCGGCCACGGCCGCCCGATCGCGGCCGGTGAGCCCGCGAACCTCACACTGGTCGACGCGGCTTACCGTGGTGAGGTGGACCCCGCGGGCTTCGCCTCCCGCAGCCGCAACACCCCGTACGAGGGCCGTGAGCTGCCGGGACGCGTCACCCACACCTTCCTGCGGGGCAGGGCAACGGTCGTGGACGGGAAGCTGGCGTGACACCTCTCATCAATCTTCACCCCGCACATCTTCATCTGGCGGCGCAGCAGAAGTCGGCGGACGTCACCGACTGGTCGGGCCGCATCGGCTGGATCGTGGGCCTGCTGCTCTTCGTCGCGCTCGTCTACTGGCTGATGCGCGAGGGCTGGAAGTGGCGGGGCACCCTCCAGGGCGACCTGCCCGAGCTGCCCACCGCGCCGGACGCCCCCGGCGCGGCCAGACTGGAGATGAGCGGCCGCTACCACGGCTCGACCACCGCCGGGCAGTGGCTCGACCGGATCGTCGCGCACGGCCTGGGCACCCGCAGCAAGGCCGAGGTGACGCTCACGGACGCGGGTGTGGATGTCGTACGCCCCGGGGCGAGCGACTTCTTCATCCCGGCGGCGCGGCTCCGCGAGGCCCGGCTGGACAAGGGCATCGCGGGGAAGGTCCTCGCCGAGGGCGGCCTGCTGATCATCACCTGGCAGCACGGCGACAAGCTGATCGACTCCGGCTTCCGCTCCGACCGGGCGGCGCAGCACGCCTCCTGGGTCGAGGCGGTCAACGCCATGAGCCACCCGGCGGACGCCCCCGCCGGAACCACCCCGGCGAGCGCCCGCACCGCTGACAGCACCACCAGCACCACGCACCACCCGATCACGACGGAAGGCACCGCACGATGACGATCTCCAGCCCGGGGAACGCCCCGGAGAGGAAAGCGGCATCTCCCGCCGTACTCGTCCTGGAGGACGGCCGGTGCTTCCGCGGCCGCTCCTACGGGGCCACCGGGGAGACCTTCGGTGAAGCGGTGTTCAACACCGGGATGACCGGCTACCAGGAAACCCTCACCGACCCCTCCTACCACCGCCAGGTCGTCGTGATGACGGCCCCGCACGTGGGCAACACCGGCGTCAACGACGAGGACGACGAGTCCGCGAAGATCTGGGTCGCCGGATATGTCGTACGCGACCCCGCCCGTATCCCGTCGAACTGGCGCTCACGCCGCTCCCTGGACGACGAGCTGGTGGCGCAGGGCATCGTCGGCATCAGCGGTGTCGACACCCGCGCCCTCACCCGCCATCTGCGCGAGCGCGGCGCGATGCGCGTCGGCATCTTCTCCGGCAACGCGGTCGCCGACGAGGGCATGCTCCTCGCCAAGGTCCGGCAGGCACCCGAGATGAACGGCGCCGACCTCTCCGCCGAGGTCGCCACCACCGAGACCTACGTGGTCCCGGCGGTCGGCGAGAAGAAGTTCACCGTCGCCGCCATCGACCTCGGCATCAAGGGCATGACCCCGCACCGGATGGCCGAGCGCGGCATCGAGGTGCACGTCCTGCCCGCGACCGCCACCGTCGACGACGTGTACGCGGTCGCCCCCGACGGAGTGTTCCTCTCGAACGGCCCCGGCGACCCCGCCACCGCCGACCTGACGGTCATCAAGGCCGTTCTGGAGCGGAAGACCCCGCTCTTCGGCATCTGCTTCGGCAACCAGCTGCTCGGCCGCTCGCTGGGGTTCGGCACCTACAAGCTCAAGTACGGCCACCGGGGGATCAACCAGCCCGTGCAGGACCGTACGACCGGCAAGGTCGAGGTCACGGCGCACAACCACGGCTTCGCCGTCGACGCCCCCCTCGACCAGGTCTCCGACACGCCGTACGGCCGCGCCGAGGTCTCCCACGTCTGCCTCAACGACAACGTGGTCGAGGGTCTCCAGCTGCTCGACCAGCCGGCCTTCAGCGTCCAGTACCACCCCGAAGCAGCAGCGGGCCCGCACGACGCCGCGTACCTCTTCGACCGCTTCACGTCTTTGATGAACACAGCCCTGATGGAGGCCCAGCGTGCCTAAGCGCTCCGATATCCAGTCCGTCCTGGTCATCGGGTCCGGGCCGATCGTGATCGGCCAGGCCGCCGAGTTCGACTACTCGGGGACCCAGGCCTGCCGGGTGCTCAAGGCCGAGGGCCTGCGGGTCATCCTGGTCAACTCCAACCCGGCCACGATCATGACCGACCCGGAGATCGCCGACGCCACCTACGTCGAGCCGATCACCCCGGAGTTCGTCGAGAAGATCATCGCGAAGGAGCGCCCGGACACCCTGCTGCCGACCCTCGGCGGGCAGACCGCGCTCAACACCGCCATCTCCATGCATGAGAACGGTGTCCTGGAGAAGTACGGCGTCGAGCTGATCGGCGCCAACGTCGAGGCGATCAACAAGGGTGAGGACCGCGAGCTCTTCAAGGGCGTCGTCGAGGCCGTCAAGGCCAAGATCGGTTACGGCGAATCCGCCCGCTCGGTCATCTGCCACTCGATGGAAGACATCATCGCCGGAGTGGACACTCTCGGCGGCTACCCCGTCGTCGTGCGCCCCTCCTTCACCATGGGCGGCGCCGGTTCCGGCTTCGCGCACAACGAGGAGGAGCTGCGCCGGATCGCCGGCCAGGGCCTGATGCTCTCGCCGACCACCGAGGTGCTCCTGGAGGAGTCCATCCTAGGCTGGAAGGAGTACGAGCTGGAGCTGATGCGCGACAAGAACGACAACGTCGTGGTCGTCTGCTCCATCGAGAACTTCGACCCGATGGGCGTGCACACCGGTGACTCGATCACCGTCGCCCCGGCGATGACGCTGACCGACCGCGAGTACCAGCGGCTGCGCGACATCGGTATCGCGATCATCCGCGAGGTGGGCGTCGACACCGGCGGCTGCAACATCCAGTTCGCCGTCAACCCCGACGACGGCCGGATCATCGTCATCGAGATGAACCCGCGGGTCTCGCGCTCGTCCGCGCTGGCGTCCAAGGCGACCGGATTCCCGATCGCGAAGATCGCCGCCCGGCTCGCCGTCGGGTACACGCTGGACGAGATCCCCAACGACATCACGGAGAAGACCCCGGCGTCCTTCGAGCCGACGCTCGACTACGTCGTCGTGAAGGTGCCTCGATTCGCCTTCGAGAAGTTCCCGGCCGCCGACGCCACCCTCACCACCACCATGAAGTCGGTGGGCGAGGCCATGGCGATCGGCCGGAACTTCTCCGAGGCCCTCAACAAGGCGCTGCGCTCGCTGGAGAAGAAGGGCTCGCAGTTCACCTTCGTGGGCGAGCCCGGTGACAAGGCCGAGCTGCTGGAGACCGCCAAGATCCCCACCGACGGCCGGATCAACACCGTCATGCAGGCCATGCGGGCCGGCGCGACCCCGGAGGAGGTCTTCGACGCGACGAAGATCGACCCGTGGTTCGTCGACCAGCTGTTCCTGATCCTGGAGCACGCCGACGAGCTCGCCGCCGCCGAGAAGCTGGACCCCCAGCTCCTCGCCGACGCCAAGCGGCACGGCTTCTCCGACGCCCAGATCGCCGGGATCCGGGGCCTGCGCGAGGACGTCGTCCGCGAGGTGCGGCACGCGCTGGGTGTGCGCCCGGTCTACAAGACGGTCGACACCTGCGCCGCCGAGTTCGCCGCGAAGACCCCGTACTTCTACTCCTCGTACGACGAGGAGAGCGAGGTCGCACCCCGCGAGAAGCCCGCCGTGATCATCCTCGGTTCGGGTCCCAACCGCATCGGCCAGGGCATCGAGTTCGACTACTCCTGCGTCCACGCCTCCTTCGCGCTGAGCGACGCGGGCTACGAGACCGTGATGGTCAACTGCAACCCCGAGACCGTCTCCACCGACTACGACACCTCCGACCGGCTCTACTTCGAGCCGCTCACCCTGGAGGACGTCCTGGAGATCGTGCACGCCGAGACGCTGGCCGGGCCCGTCGCCGGTGTCGTCGTCCAGCTCGGCGGCCAGACCCCGCTGGGTCTGGCGCAGGCGCTCAAGGACAACGGTGTGCCGGTCGTCGGCACACCCCCGGAGGCGATCCACGCCGCCGAGGACCGCGGCGCCTTCGGCCGGGTCCTCGCCGAGGCCGGGCTGCCCGCCCCCAAGCACGGCACCGCCACCACCTTCGACGAGGCCAAGGCCATCGCCGACGAGATCGGCTACCCGGTCCTGGTCCGCCCCTCGTACGTGCTGGGCGGCCGCGGCATGGAGATCGTCTACGACGAGACCCGGCTCGCCGCGTACATCGCGGAGTCCACCGAGATCAGCCCCACCCGCCCGGTGCTGGTCGACCGCTTCCTCGACGACGCGATCGAGATCGACGTGGACGCGCTCTACGACGGCACCGAGCTCTACCTCGGCGGCGTCATGGAGCACATCGAGGAGGCCGGGATCCACTCCGGCGACTCCGCCTGCGCGCTGCCCCCGATCACCCTCGGCGGCTTCGACATCAAGCGGCTGCGGATCTCCACCGAGGCGATCGCCAAGGGGGTCGGTGTCCGCGGACTGATCAACATCCAGTTCGCGCTGGCCGGCGACATCCTCTACGTCCTGGAGGCCAACCCGCGCGCCTCCCGCACGGTCCCCTTCACCTCGAAGGCCACCGCGGTCCCGCTGGCCAAGGCAGCCGCCCGCATCTCGCTCGGCGCGACCGTCGCCGAACTGCGCGCCGAGGGCATGCTCCCGGCGACCGGCGACGGCGGCACCCTGCCGCAGGACGCGCCGATCTCCGTCAAGGAGGCCGTGATGCCGTGGTCGCGCTTCCGCGACATGCACGGACGCGGCGTCGACACCGTCCTCGGCCCGGAGATGCGCTCCACCGGCGAGGTCATGGGCATCGACTCGGTCTTCGGCACCGCGTACGCCAAGTCGCAGGCCGGCGCCTACGGGCCGCTGCCCACCAAGGGCCGCGCCTTCATCTCGGTCGCCAACCGGGACAAGCGCTCGATGATCTTCCCGGCCCGCGAGCTGGTCGCGCACGGCTTCGAGCTGCTCGCCACCTCCGGCACCGCCGAGGTGCTGCGCCGCAACGGCATCAACGCCACCGTGGTCCGCAAGCTCAGCGAGGGCGAGGGCCCCGGCGGTGAGCGGACCATCGTCCAGCTCATCCACGACGGCGAGGTCGACCTCATCGTCAACACCCCGTACGGCACCGGCGGCCGGCTCGACGGGTACGAGATCCGCACCGCGGCCGTGGCCCGCTCGGTGCCCTGCCTCACCACGGTCCAGGCCCTCGCCGCGGCCGTCCAGGGCATCGACGCGCTCAACGGCGGCGACGTCGGCGTCCGCTCCCTCCAGGAACACGCACGCCATCTGACCGCCGCACGCGAGGTCTAGCAGCCCACGAGGGGGACACCGGAAACGGTGTCCCCCTCTTCGCGAGCCCCCGTCCCTGACCCCCGTTCGTGAGTTCCCGCCCGGGGGCTCGTCATGAGGAAAGCCGGATGTACAAACTCTTCTTCGACCTGGTCTTCAAGCGGATGGACCCCGAGCGCGCCCACCACCTGGCCTTCGGCTGGATCCGCACCGCGGCGCGGATCCCGGTGCTGCGCACGTTCGCCGCCGCCGCGCTCGCGCCCCGCCACAGGGAACTGCGTACGGAGGCCTTCGGCCTGCGGATGCACGGCCCCTTCGGCCTCGCCGCCGGCTTCGACAAGAACGCGGTCGCCATCGACGGCATGACCATGCTCGGCTTCGACCACGTCGAGATCGGCACCGTCACCGCGCAGCCGCAGCCCGGCAACCCCAGGAAGCGGCTCTTCCGCCTGGTGGCGGACCGCGCGCTCATCAACCGCATGGGCTTCAACAACGAGGGCTCCGCGGCCGTGGCGGCCCGTCTGGCGGCCCGCAACCCCGTCTTCAGGACCACCGTCGGCGTCAACATCGGCAAGACCAAGGTCGTCCCCGAGGAGGAAGCCGCCGGCGACTACGTCACGTCGACCGAGCGGCTGGCCCGCCACGCGGACTACCTCGTCGTCAACGTGTCGTCGCCGAACACCCCGGGGCTGCGGAACCTCCAGGCCACCGAAGCGCTGCGCCCGCTGCTGACCGCCGTGCGCGAGGCGGCCGACCGCAGCGTCACCGGGCGGCGGGTCCCGCTCCTGGTGAAGATCGCCCCCGACCTCGCCGACGAGGACGTGGACGCCGTCGCCGACCTGGCGGTCGAACTGGGTCTGGACGG comes from the Streptomyces sp. NBC_01471 genome and includes:
- a CDS encoding quinone-dependent dihydroorotate dehydrogenase, which codes for MYKLFFDLVFKRMDPERAHHLAFGWIRTAARIPVLRTFAAAALAPRHRELRTEAFGLRMHGPFGLAAGFDKNAVAIDGMTMLGFDHVEIGTVTAQPQPGNPRKRLFRLVADRALINRMGFNNEGSAAVAARLAARNPVFRTTVGVNIGKTKVVPEEEAAGDYVTSTERLARHADYLVVNVSSPNTPGLRNLQATEALRPLLTAVREAADRSVTGRRVPLLVKIAPDLADEDVDAVADLAVELGLDGIIATNTTIARDGLGLRSAPALTGETGGLSGAPLKERSLEVLRRLHARVGGDLTLIGVGGIETAEDAWQRILAGATLVQGYSAFIYQGPFWARAIHQGLAARLRDSPYATLAEAVGADTRKKAVR
- the carA gene encoding glutamine-hydrolyzing carbamoyl-phosphate synthase small subunit, which gives rise to MTISSPGNAPERKAASPAVLVLEDGRCFRGRSYGATGETFGEAVFNTGMTGYQETLTDPSYHRQVVVMTAPHVGNTGVNDEDDESAKIWVAGYVVRDPARIPSNWRSRRSLDDELVAQGIVGISGVDTRALTRHLRERGAMRVGIFSGNAVADEGMLLAKVRQAPEMNGADLSAEVATTETYVVPAVGEKKFTVAAIDLGIKGMTPHRMAERGIEVHVLPATATVDDVYAVAPDGVFLSNGPGDPATADLTVIKAVLERKTPLFGICFGNQLLGRSLGFGTYKLKYGHRGINQPVQDRTTGKVEVTAHNHGFAVDAPLDQVSDTPYGRAEVSHVCLNDNVVEGLQLLDQPAFSVQYHPEAAAGPHDAAYLFDRFTSLMNTALMEAQRA
- a CDS encoding dihydroorotase: MSKTLIRGAKVLGGEPQDVLIDGETIEAVGPGLSADGAEVIEADGRVLLPGLVDLHTHLREPGREDSETVLTGTKAAAVGGFTAVHAMANTFPVADTAGVVEQVWRLGKESGYCDVQPIGAVTVGLAGKQLAELGAMHDSAAGVRVFSDDGKCVDDAVIMRRALEYVKAFDGVVAQHAQEPRLTEGAQMNEGVVSSELGLGGWPAVAEESIIARDVLLAAHVGSRVHICHLSTAGSVELVRWAKSKGWNVTAEVTPHHLLLTDELVRTYNPVYKVNPPLRTEADVLALREALADGTIDCVATDHAPHPHEDKDCEWAAAAMGMVGLETALSVVQQTMVDTGLVDWETVADRMSFRPAAIGRLAGHGRPIAAGEPANLTLVDAAYRGEVDPAGFASRSRNTPYEGRELPGRVTHTFLRGRATVVDGKLA
- the carB gene encoding carbamoyl-phosphate synthase large subunit, with protein sequence MPKRSDIQSVLVIGSGPIVIGQAAEFDYSGTQACRVLKAEGLRVILVNSNPATIMTDPEIADATYVEPITPEFVEKIIAKERPDTLLPTLGGQTALNTAISMHENGVLEKYGVELIGANVEAINKGEDRELFKGVVEAVKAKIGYGESARSVICHSMEDIIAGVDTLGGYPVVVRPSFTMGGAGSGFAHNEEELRRIAGQGLMLSPTTEVLLEESILGWKEYELELMRDKNDNVVVVCSIENFDPMGVHTGDSITVAPAMTLTDREYQRLRDIGIAIIREVGVDTGGCNIQFAVNPDDGRIIVIEMNPRVSRSSALASKATGFPIAKIAARLAVGYTLDEIPNDITEKTPASFEPTLDYVVVKVPRFAFEKFPAADATLTTTMKSVGEAMAIGRNFSEALNKALRSLEKKGSQFTFVGEPGDKAELLETAKIPTDGRINTVMQAMRAGATPEEVFDATKIDPWFVDQLFLILEHADELAAAEKLDPQLLADAKRHGFSDAQIAGIRGLREDVVREVRHALGVRPVYKTVDTCAAEFAAKTPYFYSSYDEESEVAPREKPAVIILGSGPNRIGQGIEFDYSCVHASFALSDAGYETVMVNCNPETVSTDYDTSDRLYFEPLTLEDVLEIVHAETLAGPVAGVVVQLGGQTPLGLAQALKDNGVPVVGTPPEAIHAAEDRGAFGRVLAEAGLPAPKHGTATTFDEAKAIADEIGYPVLVRPSYVLGGRGMEIVYDETRLAAYIAESTEISPTRPVLVDRFLDDAIEIDVDALYDGTELYLGGVMEHIEEAGIHSGDSACALPPITLGGFDIKRLRISTEAIAKGVGVRGLINIQFALAGDILYVLEANPRASRTVPFTSKATAVPLAKAAARISLGATVAELRAEGMLPATGDGGTLPQDAPISVKEAVMPWSRFRDMHGRGVDTVLGPEMRSTGEVMGIDSVFGTAYAKSQAGAYGPLPTKGRAFISVANRDKRSMIFPARELVAHGFELLATSGTAEVLRRNGINATVVRKLSEGEGPGGERTIVQLIHDGEVDLIVNTPYGTGGRLDGYEIRTAAVARSVPCLTTVQALAAAVQGIDALNGGDVGVRSLQEHARHLTAAREV